The Bosea sp. AS-1 region AGGCCGGCGGCGTGGGGCGGATCTCGCGCGACGGCAAGGCCCGGCTCTCGAACCTGATGGGCATCCACAAGGCGCTGCGCCTGATCTTCACCGAGCCGCAGCGCGGCTATGACTGGATCAAGTGCCCCAACAGGGAATTCGGCGGCAAATCGGCGCTCGACATCATGCTGGGTGGCGAGCTGACCGACCTGATGCGGGTGCGACGCCTGCTTGATGCCGAGCGGGGCGCCTGGTGACCGATCCGGCGAGCCTGCCGATCACGCGCATCGCGTGGCGCGGGGCGGTCCGGATCATCCGCAGCATCTTCCCGCCGATCGACCTGTTCGAGGACATCGCCGACCCGGCCGACTGGCCGCTGCTGATAGCGGCCGAACAGAAGACCAATCCGCGCCTGATGGAAACGATCGGCAATCTCGATCTCGTTCCGCCCGAAAGACGTGTCTCTGGGGTGGGCGCGAGCTGGCTGATGGCGCCGTTCACCCATGTCAGCGTCGATCGGCCGAGTCGCTTCAGCGATGGCAGCTTCGGCGTGCTCTATATCGGCGATCGGTTCGATGTCGCGCTGCTGGAGACGGTGCATCACCATGCCCGCTTCATGCTGGCGACGGCGCAGCCGCCGGGGTGGACATCGCAATTCCGCGAGATCGTGCTCGATATCGAGGCCGAGCTGCATGATCTGCGCGGGTTGGGCGACGAGGCGGCAGAGCTGCTCGATCCGGTCGATTATGCGGAGAGCCAGCGGCTGGGCGAGAAACTCCGCGCGGCGGATTCGGAGGGCGTGGTCTACCCGAGCGTGCGCTGCCCGGGCGGAGAGTGCGCGGGGCTCTTCTATCCCGATCTTGCGAGCCATCCGGTGCAGGGCCGACATCTCGACTATCACTGGAACGGCGAACGGGTGGACCTCTACCGGGATCGCAGTGCCGGAGAAGTCTACCGCATCGTGTGACGGCCTTGGCGTGAATGCGTCAATCGCCCGGCTGGCGCATCTGCGTCACCTTGTAGATGCGTCCCGCTGCATCATAGGTGGTCCATTCGCCAACCTGCTCGCCCCTCTCGAAATGGCCGGAGCGCAGCTTGGTTCCGTCCTTGCGGAACCACTCCCAGTAGCCGGTGGGCAGGTCGTCCAGGGTCTGGCCGCGCGCCCACAGGCTGCCATCCTTGTGGCGCTTCTCGAAGGGAATCGGCGTCACGATCGCCTCCCGGCAAAGACCTCCGCCAATGCGGAGGTATCCGCTATTTCGGCGCCAGCCGGATCGCGCCGTCGAGGCGGATTGAGGTGCCATTCAGCATGTCGTTCTCGATGATGCCGCGAGCGAGCGCGGCGTACTCCTCGGGCTTGCCGAGGCGCGACGGGTGCGGCACCGAAACGGCGAGCGAGGCCTTGGCCTCCTCGGGCAGGCCGGCGAACATCGGCGTCTCGAACAGGCCGGGCATGATGGTGACGATACGGATGCCGAGCTGGGCCAGATCGCGCGCGATCGGCAGCGTCATGCCGGCGACGCCAGCCTTGGAGGCCGCATAGGCCGCCTGGCCGATCTGGCCGTCCTCGGCCGCGACCGACGCCGTGCAGATGATGACGCCGCGGCCGCCATCGGCCGTGATCGGGTCCAGCCCGGCCAGTGCCGCAGCCGATTTGGCGATGATGCGAAAGGTGCCGACGAGGTTGATCGCAACGGCCTTCTCGAAGGTCGCGGTGTCGTGGGCGATCAATTCGCCCGTGTCGCGCTTCTTTGAGACGACGCGGCGACCGGGGGCGATACCCGCGCAGTTGACGATGATGCGGGCGATGCCATGGGCGGCCCGGGCCTTGGCCAGCGCTTCATCGACGGAGGCCTCGCTGGTGACGTCGCAGGCGCAGAACACGCCACCGATGTCCCTGGCGATCGCCTCGCCGCGCTCGGCGTTGAGGTCGAGCAGCGCGACCTTGACGCCCTGGCTCGCCAGCATGCGTGCAGTCGCCTCGCCGAGGCCGGATGCGCCGCCTGTGACGATGGCGGCAAGGGAGGAATCGAGTTTCATGGCGCGTTTCCCTGACGTCCTGATTGTCGATCCGGTTTAGAGGGCGCGCGCCGCCGCTCCAAGCGGGTTTTCAGGCAGGCCCCTTGTGCAGGATTGCGGCGGGGCCATCTTTCGACATGGCGCGCCCGGACGAGGCGCGGGATCATTCGCGTCGTCGGACGCGAAAGGAATGAGACAGGAATGAGCCAGGGGTTCAGCGCCCGCTTCAGCCGCGAGGAGATGGAGGCGATCCGCAAGAGCCTGCGCGACGAGGCGAAGTTCGGGACCGATTTCATGGCCCGGCTCAAGCGCGTCGCGAAGCGTATTCCCTTTGCCGAGGATCTGCTGGCGGCGTGGTTCTGCGCGCGTGATCCAGCGACGCCACGGCGCGTCCGGCTGACGCTGCTCGCAGCGCTCGGCTATTTCGTGCTGCCGATGGATGCAATCCCGGA contains the following coding sequences:
- a CDS encoding MbcA/ParS/Xre antitoxin family protein, encoding MSALLRIETAQRDFVPDPISDDEAAAMFRAAVNLFRLWRITDEEAAVLIDLPARTYARWKAGGVGRISRDGKARLSNLMGIHKALRLIFTEPQRGYDWIKCPNREFGGKSALDIMLGGELTDLMRVRRLLDAERGAW
- a CDS encoding RES family NAD+ phosphorylase — its product is MTDPASLPITRIAWRGAVRIIRSIFPPIDLFEDIADPADWPLLIAAEQKTNPRLMETIGNLDLVPPERRVSGVGASWLMAPFTHVSVDRPSRFSDGSFGVLYIGDRFDVALLETVHHHARFMLATAQPPGWTSQFREIVLDIEAELHDLRGLGDEAAELLDPVDYAESQRLGEKLRAADSEGVVYPSVRCPGGECAGLFYPDLASHPVQGRHLDYHWNGERVDLYRDRSAGEVYRIV
- a CDS encoding SDR family NAD(P)-dependent oxidoreductase — encoded protein: MKLDSSLAAIVTGGASGLGEATARMLASQGVKVALLDLNAERGEAIARDIGGVFCACDVTSEASVDEALAKARAAHGIARIIVNCAGIAPGRRVVSKKRDTGELIAHDTATFEKAVAINLVGTFRIIAKSAAALAGLDPITADGGRGVIICTASVAAEDGQIGQAAYAASKAGVAGMTLPIARDLAQLGIRIVTIMPGLFETPMFAGLPEEAKASLAVSVPHPSRLGKPEEYAALARGIIENDMLNGTSIRLDGAIRLAPK
- a CDS encoding YkvA family protein is translated as MSQGFSARFSREEMEAIRKSLRDEAKFGTDFMARLKRVAKRIPFAEDLLAAWFCARDPATPRRVRLTLLAALGYFVLPMDAIPDIMPLIGFTDDAAVIAAAIAAVAGSIKPEHRERAKTALSDL